Genomic DNA from Opitutaceae bacterium:
CATTTCCTCGTGCTGGATTCGAACGACTATCTTCCAGTCCTCAACAATGAACTGCGTGCATGGATTCGTCGCGATCTCAATGGGACTGCGGCCAGGTGGAAAATGGTGTTTTGTCATCATCCTGGATTCAGTTCCGCAGCCAAGCATCACGAGGACCAGCGCATGCGTCTTTTGTCCCCGCTGTTCGAGGAGTGCGGCGTGGATCTCTATTTTGCCGGCCACGTTCACAACTACCAGCGCACGAAGCCGCTTCTGTTCAGCCCGGCGGACCCCGCTCCGCCGCCACCCGTCACGGAGGTTCGCGGCAGGTTCAGAGTTGACGAAAAATTCGATGGCAAGGAGCGGACGGAAGCCGAGGGAATCATCTATTTTGTGACTGGCGGCGGGGGTGGAACATTGTACCGGATGGAATCAAAGGAAAGCCCGCCCATGATGCCGCGTGATCCCGACGCGCCTGACGGCATCCTGGCGCGCTATGTCGACAACGTGCGTTCGTTCACGCTCGTCGAGGCGGACGCCGGACGCGTTCTCATCCGACAGATCGGGGAGGACGGTGCTGAGTTGGATCGCATCCTGTTGACCAAGCCTGGACGGGCCGCACGCTGAGTTTCCCACATGCGTCCCAAATTCAACTTGGAACCGATCGGATTGGTTGGCCTGGGCCTGATGGGAGCGGGCATTGCCACCTGCCTGCTCTCCCGCGGTTTCCGGGTGGTGGCGCACGATCGCTCGCCGAAGCAGGCGCGGACGGCTGGCGTGCACATCGACGAATCATTGCGCGAGCTGGCCGAACGTGGAATGCTTCCGAAGAGCCGAATGCGCGACTGGCGGCGCAGGTTCAGGCTCGTTGGGAATCCAGCCGAGCTGAAGGCTTGCCGGGTCGTTGTCGAATCGATCGGCGAGAACCTCGAGGACAAGCTCGGCTTGATGCGCGAGTTGGAATCCTGCCTACATCGAAGCGCGATCGTGGCATCGAACACCTCGAGCTTTCCGATCAGCCTTCTCCAGGCGAATGCGAGGCATCCGGGACGGATTGTCGGCATGCACTGGGCCGAACCGGCGCACATCATGCGGTACATGGAGATCACTCCGGGAAAGAAGACCTCGGGTCTGACTCTGAAGAAGGCCATGTCCATGGGCGTGCGGTGCGGAAAGGAGCCGACGCTGCTGCGGGAGGACGTTCGTGGATTTCTTTCGAATCGCATGATGTATGCCATGATCCG
This window encodes:
- a CDS encoding 3-hydroxyacyl-CoA dehydrogenase family protein, whose product is MRPKFNLEPIGLVGLGLMGAGIATCLLSRGFRVVAHDRSPKQARTAGVHIDESLRELAERGMLPKSRMRDWRRRFRLVGNPAELKACRVVVESIGENLEDKLGLMRELESCLHRSAIVASNTSSFPISLLQANARHPGRIVGMHWAEPAHIMRYMEITPGKKTSGLTLKKAMSMGVRCGKEPTLLREDVRGFLSNRMMYAMIREACHLVESGIADIPTVDQSFRNDIGWWALLAGPFRWMDLTGIPAYAAVMEGLLPQLCNDHEVPQLMRRMVASGAMGTSTASGFYKYSKAGAKDWNRRWIDFTYEIRKLADKFAEV